The following are encoded in a window of Legionella geestiana genomic DNA:
- a CDS encoding O-antigen ligase family protein, translating into MTACKILRHTPLPLMALLTGMLCAVLARMGMLHPVFLMTGFLFALFLASKGGAWLLLTAAIPTLFGIPVVPEGLGLGEYQVLLFLGAFSMMALVEAYRLKESPRIPVFTINTLFALLLTASLIVAHLRDVALNDWLRGIMPFTLLWLMLPVALALQTDIRSRASWIAASLGALALLINLDVNFTFFSEGLYTCYWQEPGTLAAVKEYGCNAAPQGLIGPLRGRVTMYLASTTSEMVPLGCVLFTLMSAFTTSRLLRNALRLCALIALAAVLESLTRSMFAAMLLGIAASGLLVAICFRKQLRTFMVSLLILVVGGVLIVKAFNLEAFWMTRFQKVSTALVSQAGLEDDNISIRLEEYRIAMNGLMNHPFTGTGIGSRHTIRLGDTSGQFSLQSVGYIHNWVMYWLMVGGIPGFMLYASFFLWPLWVFWKQRAKLPILSAAAAVTLLTMGAYGLFFAVFRLAGWNLLLALLAGAALRLQATSSVSALPSSSTRNESRVCSSALNCSS; encoded by the coding sequence ATGACAGCTTGTAAAATACTGCGGCACACCCCTCTCCCGCTCATGGCTTTGCTCACGGGTATGCTTTGTGCCGTTCTTGCACGCATGGGCATGCTTCACCCTGTTTTTCTGATGACAGGCTTCCTGTTTGCACTGTTTCTTGCGAGCAAGGGAGGGGCGTGGCTGCTGCTGACCGCTGCCATTCCGACATTGTTTGGTATCCCGGTGGTGCCTGAAGGTTTAGGGTTGGGTGAGTATCAGGTATTGCTTTTTTTGGGAGCGTTTTCGATGATGGCGCTCGTTGAGGCATACCGCCTGAAGGAGTCCCCTCGCATTCCGGTATTTACCATAAATACCCTTTTTGCGCTGCTCCTTACAGCCTCGCTGATTGTCGCGCACCTGCGCGATGTCGCTCTTAACGACTGGCTGCGAGGCATCATGCCGTTTACCCTGCTCTGGCTCATGCTTCCAGTTGCACTCGCGCTGCAGACGGACATCCGTTCGCGCGCCAGCTGGATTGCAGCGTCACTGGGCGCACTTGCACTGCTGATTAATCTCGATGTCAATTTCACCTTCTTTTCCGAAGGGCTTTATACCTGTTACTGGCAAGAGCCAGGTACGCTTGCTGCGGTAAAAGAGTATGGGTGCAATGCCGCACCTCAGGGGCTCATCGGCCCCCTGCGCGGCAGAGTCACCATGTACCTTGCGAGTACCACCAGTGAAATGGTACCACTTGGCTGCGTACTCTTTACCCTGATGAGCGCGTTTACCACGTCACGCCTCTTGAGAAACGCTCTGCGCCTCTGCGCACTCATTGCTCTTGCTGCCGTCCTTGAATCTCTGACTCGCAGCATGTTTGCCGCAATGCTGCTGGGAATCGCTGCCAGCGGTCTGCTTGTCGCCATCTGCTTCCGTAAGCAGCTTCGCACTTTTATGGTATCGCTCCTGATACTCGTAGTCGGTGGCGTATTAATTGTCAAAGCCTTTAATCTCGAAGCCTTCTGGATGACTCGTTTTCAAAAAGTATCTACCGCCCTCGTGAGTCAGGCCGGACTAGAGGATGACAACATTTCCATTCGCCTGGAAGAATATCGTATCGCGATGAATGGGCTCATGAATCACCCCTTTACCGGCACAGGGATTGGCAGCCGCCATACCATCCGCCTTGGGGATACTTCAGGTCAGTTCTCTCTGCAAAGTGTGGGCTATATCCATAACTGGGTAATGTACTGGTTGATGGTTGGCGGCATACCGGGCTTTATGCTCTATGCGAGTTTTTTTCTCTGGCCGCTGTGGGTGTTCTGGAAGCAGCGCGCAAAACTCCCGATACTGTCGGCGGCAGCTGCTGTCACGCTTCTGACAATGGGGGCTTATGGATTGTTTTTTGCGGTGTTTCGCCTTGCAGGCTGGAATCTGCTGCTGGCGCTGCTTGCGGGGGCAGCACTCCGGCTTCAGGCCACTTCAAGTGTCTCTGCACTGCCATCGAGCAGCACACGCAATGAATCGAGGGTCTGTTCCAGCGCGCTG
- a CDS encoding serine O-acetyltransferase, giving the protein MNAISLYQFSHWLHVRKVPVLPKTVQYLIFLLYNSFIPPSAVIGAGSLFAYGGMGVVLHVHTRIGRGCLIGQGVTIGAREAFVAKEANKAPVIGDNCYIAAGAKILGDIRIGNNCIIGANAVVLENIPDNSVVVGMPGKPIKTVPDGYRAIRI; this is encoded by the coding sequence ATGAATGCGATATCGCTATACCAATTCAGCCACTGGCTGCATGTGCGAAAAGTTCCCGTTTTACCGAAAACCGTGCAATACCTGATTTTTTTACTCTATAACTCTTTTATTCCCCCAAGTGCTGTAATAGGAGCCGGGAGCCTGTTTGCTTATGGCGGCATGGGCGTTGTCCTGCACGTACATACCCGTATTGGCAGAGGGTGTCTGATTGGGCAGGGGGTTACCATCGGTGCGCGCGAGGCCTTTGTTGCTAAAGAAGCCAATAAAGCACCGGTGATTGGCGACAACTGCTACATTGCTGCCGGCGCCAAAATCCTCGGTGATATCCGCATAGGCAATAACTGCATCATTGGCGCCAATGCCGTGGTACTTGAGAATATCCCCGACAATTCTGTGGTTGTGGGAATGCCTGGTAAACCCATAAAAACGGTACCTGACGGCTACCGCGCGATTCGTATCTGA
- the wecC gene encoding UDP-N-acetyl-D-mannosamine dehydrogenase — protein MNNCTHTSHPFTRVSVIGLGYIGLPTAAILASRKISVVGVDVNVATVETINRGEIHIVEPELDMIVHAAVTEGFLRATIRPEPAEAFLIAVPTPFRENHEPDLRYIEAAAKSIAPVLLPGNLVILESTSPVGATEAMAAWLAEARPDLSFPQTHGDAADIRVAHCPERVLPGHVLRELVQNDRIIGGMSARCSEAALSLYRTFVEGECLITDARTAEMCKLTENSFRDVNIAFANELSMVCDELQINVWELIRLANRHPRVNILQPGPGVGGHCIAVDPWFIVSSAPEKARLIRTAREVNDSKPQWVLEKMSQSIGQFLQKNPHKTARDVTIACFGLAFKANIDDLRESPAVDIVAALAERHPGPVFAVEPNIHSLPASLAGKVALADSESAMREADILLLLVDHREFMDKTRTELAPYHLVDARGIWTAV, from the coding sequence ATGAATAACTGCACACACACCTCTCATCCATTTACCCGGGTTTCGGTTATTGGACTTGGTTACATTGGCCTCCCAACCGCCGCCATTCTCGCCTCACGCAAAATCTCTGTGGTCGGCGTTGATGTCAATGTAGCAACTGTTGAGACCATCAACCGCGGAGAAATTCATATTGTAGAGCCTGAGCTCGACATGATTGTGCATGCCGCGGTAACGGAAGGGTTCTTGCGTGCAACAATCCGCCCGGAACCTGCAGAAGCGTTTCTTATCGCCGTTCCAACGCCGTTCAGGGAAAACCACGAACCGGATTTGCGCTACATCGAGGCTGCTGCCAAGTCGATAGCCCCGGTGCTGCTGCCCGGTAACCTTGTGATTCTCGAATCCACTTCCCCTGTTGGTGCCACCGAGGCCATGGCCGCATGGCTCGCCGAAGCCCGCCCCGATCTCAGCTTTCCGCAAACACACGGGGATGCGGCCGATATCCGCGTGGCACACTGTCCCGAGCGGGTGTTGCCCGGACACGTCCTGCGTGAACTGGTACAGAACGACCGTATCATTGGCGGGATGAGCGCGCGCTGTTCTGAAGCGGCTTTAAGCCTTTATCGCACCTTTGTGGAGGGTGAATGCCTAATTACGGATGCCCGCACCGCAGAAATGTGTAAACTCACCGAAAACAGTTTTCGCGATGTCAACATCGCTTTTGCCAACGAACTTTCCATGGTGTGTGATGAGCTTCAGATTAACGTTTGGGAGCTGATTCGTCTTGCCAACCGTCATCCGCGCGTCAATATCCTGCAGCCGGGTCCTGGGGTTGGCGGGCACTGTATCGCTGTAGACCCCTGGTTTATCGTGAGCAGTGCTCCTGAGAAAGCCCGCCTTATACGCACCGCGCGTGAGGTAAACGACAGCAAGCCGCAATGGGTGCTTGAAAAAATGTCGCAGAGTATCGGGCAGTTTCTCCAGAAAAACCCGCATAAAACCGCTCGCGATGTTACCATCGCCTGTTTTGGTCTGGCGTTTAAGGCCAATATTGATGACCTGCGCGAAAGTCCGGCCGTTGACATTGTTGCGGCACTTGCTGAACGGCACCCGGGCCCTGTCTTTGCAGTTGAGCCTAACATTCATAGCCTGCCCGCCTCACTCGCGGGTAAAGTAGCGCTTGCTGACAGTGAGAGCGCCATGCGTGAGGCAGATATTCTTCTGCTACTCGTTGATCACCGCGAATTTATGGATAAAACGCGCACCGAACTCGCTCCTTATCATCTGGTGGATGCACGGGGTATCTGGACGGCTGTATAG